Proteins from one Sarcophilus harrisii chromosome 2, mSarHar1.11, whole genome shotgun sequence genomic window:
- the IRF9 gene encoding interferon regulatory factor 9 isoform X1, translated as MKKLRPPGNKTLAHSLGARLLHCAKFVLLASKCPSKMASGRARYTRKLRNWIVEQVESGKFSGVCWEDANKTMFRIPWKHAGKQDFREEQDAALFKAWAIFKGKYREGDQADPAAWKTRLRCALNKSPEFEEVPEQGHMEGSEPYKVYRLLPPGTLPGDYCPPCSLPPILGSNIRDPSLTPSPGPDSFGASTAPQRTQKLQRKRNHSLLSSEEDDVENKRSCILIEPSLKNSPGIMVPSEGPSSSFQHMDDSGIGSNSSSPESCEDDPEILQFLPLSDADYSLLLTFHYSGHLVGKTEVNSPDFRLVAKSSGSQSTMEQVVLPSASVLSESTLQVSTEHLLNLFDRGILVASNARGLFVQRLCTIPISWTGPCTPSGPGPHLLQDKICVEVFNPAKFFQDLSRYHKGLAPPPEFQVTLNFLDEHSGSGYTHKNLITVQMEQAFVRNLQKIGLV; from the exons atgaagaaactgaggcctccGGGGAATAAAACCCTTGCCCACAGCCTCGGAGCCAGGCTTCTACACTGTGCCAAGTTCGTCCTTCTGGCTTCCAAATG TCCCTCCAAGATGGCATCTGGCCGGGCTAGATATACACGAAAACTTCGGAACTGGATTGTGGAGCAGGTGGAAAGTGGGAAGTTCTCAGGAGTCTGCTGGGAAGATGCAAACAAGACCATGTTCCGCATCCCCTGGAAGCACGCAGGCAAGCAGGATTTCAGAGAAGAACAAGATGCTGCTCTCTTCAAG GCATGGGCAATATTCAAAGGGAAATATCGAGAAGGAGACCAAGCAGACCCTGCAGCTTGGAAGACCCGCCTTCGATGTGCCCTCAACAAGAGCCCTGAGTTCGAGGAGGTCCCAGAGCAAGGCCACATGGAGGGGTCTGAGCCCTACAAGGTGTACCGGCTCCTGCCTCCTGGCACTCTTCCTGGTGACTACTGCCCTCCATGCTCCCTACCTCCCATTCTTGGAAGCAATATAAGAG ATCCATCCTTAACCCCCTCTCCAGGTCCTGACTCTTTCGGGGCTTCCACAGCCCCACAAAGGACCCAGAAACTTCAGCGAAAGAGAAACCACAGTTTATTGTCCTCGGAGGAAGATGATGTAGAGAATAAACGGAGTTGTATTCTTATCGAGCCCTCTTTGAAGAACTCCCCTGGAATCATG GTACCAAGTGAGGGACCCAGCAGCAGCTTTCAGCACATGGACGATTCTGGTATTGGGAGCAACAGCAGCAGTCCTGAATCCTGTGAAG ATGATCCAGAAATTCTCCAGTTTCTTCCCCTTTCAGATGCAG atTACTCCCTTTTGCTCACCTTCCACTACAGTGGGCATTTGGTCGGAAAGACTGAGGTGAATAGCCCTGACTTCCGACTCGTAGCCAAATCTTCAGGATCCCAGAGTACTATGGAGCAGGTGGTGCTCCCTTCTGCCAGTGTACTGTCTGAATCAACCCTCCAGGTGTCCACAGAGCACCTCCTGAACCTCTTTGATCGTGGCATCTTAGTAGCTAGCAATGCCCGTGGTCTCTTCGTGCAGCGCCTCTGTACTATCCCCATTTCCTGGACTGGGCCCTGCACTCCATCTGGGCCTGGACCCCATCTGCTACAGGACAAAATATGCGTAGAAGTCTTTAATCCTGCCAAATTCTTCCAAG aCCTATCTCGATACCACAAGGGCCTGGCCCCACCCCCTGAGTTCCAGGTAACCCTGAATTTTTTGGATGAGCACTCTGGTTCTGGATATACTCATAAGAATCTCATCACAGTCCAG ATGGAGCAGGCCTTTGTCCGAAACCTACAGAAAATTGGACTTGTATAA
- the IRF9 gene encoding interferon regulatory factor 9 isoform X2 has translation MKKLRPPGNKTLAHSLGARLLHCAKFVLLASKCPSKMASGRARYTRKLRNWIVEQVESGKFSGVCWEDANKTMFRIPWKHAGKQDFREEQDAALFKAWAIFKGKYREGDQADPAAWKTRLRCALNKSPEFEEVPEQGHMEGSEPYKVYRLLPPGTLPDPSLTPSPGPDSFGASTAPQRTQKLQRKRNHSLLSSEEDDVENKRSCILIEPSLKNSPGIMVPSEGPSSSFQHMDDSGIGSNSSSPESCEDDPEILQFLPLSDADYSLLLTFHYSGHLVGKTEVNSPDFRLVAKSSGSQSTMEQVVLPSASVLSESTLQVSTEHLLNLFDRGILVASNARGLFVQRLCTIPISWTGPCTPSGPGPHLLQDKICVEVFNPAKFFQDLSRYHKGLAPPPEFQVTLNFLDEHSGSGYTHKNLITVQMEQAFVRNLQKIGLV, from the exons atgaagaaactgaggcctccGGGGAATAAAACCCTTGCCCACAGCCTCGGAGCCAGGCTTCTACACTGTGCCAAGTTCGTCCTTCTGGCTTCCAAATG TCCCTCCAAGATGGCATCTGGCCGGGCTAGATATACACGAAAACTTCGGAACTGGATTGTGGAGCAGGTGGAAAGTGGGAAGTTCTCAGGAGTCTGCTGGGAAGATGCAAACAAGACCATGTTCCGCATCCCCTGGAAGCACGCAGGCAAGCAGGATTTCAGAGAAGAACAAGATGCTGCTCTCTTCAAG GCATGGGCAATATTCAAAGGGAAATATCGAGAAGGAGACCAAGCAGACCCTGCAGCTTGGAAGACCCGCCTTCGATGTGCCCTCAACAAGAGCCCTGAGTTCGAGGAGGTCCCAGAGCAAGGCCACATGGAGGGGTCTGAGCCCTACAAGGTGTACCGGCTCCTGCCTCCTGGCACTCTTCCTG ATCCATCCTTAACCCCCTCTCCAGGTCCTGACTCTTTCGGGGCTTCCACAGCCCCACAAAGGACCCAGAAACTTCAGCGAAAGAGAAACCACAGTTTATTGTCCTCGGAGGAAGATGATGTAGAGAATAAACGGAGTTGTATTCTTATCGAGCCCTCTTTGAAGAACTCCCCTGGAATCATG GTACCAAGTGAGGGACCCAGCAGCAGCTTTCAGCACATGGACGATTCTGGTATTGGGAGCAACAGCAGCAGTCCTGAATCCTGTGAAG ATGATCCAGAAATTCTCCAGTTTCTTCCCCTTTCAGATGCAG atTACTCCCTTTTGCTCACCTTCCACTACAGTGGGCATTTGGTCGGAAAGACTGAGGTGAATAGCCCTGACTTCCGACTCGTAGCCAAATCTTCAGGATCCCAGAGTACTATGGAGCAGGTGGTGCTCCCTTCTGCCAGTGTACTGTCTGAATCAACCCTCCAGGTGTCCACAGAGCACCTCCTGAACCTCTTTGATCGTGGCATCTTAGTAGCTAGCAATGCCCGTGGTCTCTTCGTGCAGCGCCTCTGTACTATCCCCATTTCCTGGACTGGGCCCTGCACTCCATCTGGGCCTGGACCCCATCTGCTACAGGACAAAATATGCGTAGAAGTCTTTAATCCTGCCAAATTCTTCCAAG aCCTATCTCGATACCACAAGGGCCTGGCCCCACCCCCTGAGTTCCAGGTAACCCTGAATTTTTTGGATGAGCACTCTGGTTCTGGATATACTCATAAGAATCTCATCACAGTCCAG ATGGAGCAGGCCTTTGTCCGAAACCTACAGAAAATTGGACTTGTATAA
- the IRF9 gene encoding interferon regulatory factor 9 isoform X3, protein MASGRARYTRKLRNWIVEQVESGKFSGVCWEDANKTMFRIPWKHAGKQDFREEQDAALFKAWAIFKGKYREGDQADPAAWKTRLRCALNKSPEFEEVPEQGHMEGSEPYKVYRLLPPGTLPGDYCPPCSLPPILGSNIRDPSLTPSPGPDSFGASTAPQRTQKLQRKRNHSLLSSEEDDVENKRSCILIEPSLKNSPGIMVPSEGPSSSFQHMDDSGIGSNSSSPESCEDDPEILQFLPLSDADYSLLLTFHYSGHLVGKTEVNSPDFRLVAKSSGSQSTMEQVVLPSASVLSESTLQVSTEHLLNLFDRGILVASNARGLFVQRLCTIPISWTGPCTPSGPGPHLLQDKICVEVFNPAKFFQDLSRYHKGLAPPPEFQVTLNFLDEHSGSGYTHKNLITVQMEQAFVRNLQKIGLV, encoded by the exons ATGGCATCTGGCCGGGCTAGATATACACGAAAACTTCGGAACTGGATTGTGGAGCAGGTGGAAAGTGGGAAGTTCTCAGGAGTCTGCTGGGAAGATGCAAACAAGACCATGTTCCGCATCCCCTGGAAGCACGCAGGCAAGCAGGATTTCAGAGAAGAACAAGATGCTGCTCTCTTCAAG GCATGGGCAATATTCAAAGGGAAATATCGAGAAGGAGACCAAGCAGACCCTGCAGCTTGGAAGACCCGCCTTCGATGTGCCCTCAACAAGAGCCCTGAGTTCGAGGAGGTCCCAGAGCAAGGCCACATGGAGGGGTCTGAGCCCTACAAGGTGTACCGGCTCCTGCCTCCTGGCACTCTTCCTGGTGACTACTGCCCTCCATGCTCCCTACCTCCCATTCTTGGAAGCAATATAAGAG ATCCATCCTTAACCCCCTCTCCAGGTCCTGACTCTTTCGGGGCTTCCACAGCCCCACAAAGGACCCAGAAACTTCAGCGAAAGAGAAACCACAGTTTATTGTCCTCGGAGGAAGATGATGTAGAGAATAAACGGAGTTGTATTCTTATCGAGCCCTCTTTGAAGAACTCCCCTGGAATCATG GTACCAAGTGAGGGACCCAGCAGCAGCTTTCAGCACATGGACGATTCTGGTATTGGGAGCAACAGCAGCAGTCCTGAATCCTGTGAAG ATGATCCAGAAATTCTCCAGTTTCTTCCCCTTTCAGATGCAG atTACTCCCTTTTGCTCACCTTCCACTACAGTGGGCATTTGGTCGGAAAGACTGAGGTGAATAGCCCTGACTTCCGACTCGTAGCCAAATCTTCAGGATCCCAGAGTACTATGGAGCAGGTGGTGCTCCCTTCTGCCAGTGTACTGTCTGAATCAACCCTCCAGGTGTCCACAGAGCACCTCCTGAACCTCTTTGATCGTGGCATCTTAGTAGCTAGCAATGCCCGTGGTCTCTTCGTGCAGCGCCTCTGTACTATCCCCATTTCCTGGACTGGGCCCTGCACTCCATCTGGGCCTGGACCCCATCTGCTACAGGACAAAATATGCGTAGAAGTCTTTAATCCTGCCAAATTCTTCCAAG aCCTATCTCGATACCACAAGGGCCTGGCCCCACCCCCTGAGTTCCAGGTAACCCTGAATTTTTTGGATGAGCACTCTGGTTCTGGATATACTCATAAGAATCTCATCACAGTCCAG ATGGAGCAGGCCTTTGTCCGAAACCTACAGAAAATTGGACTTGTATAA